The following coding sequences lie in one Rutidosis leptorrhynchoides isolate AG116_Rl617_1_P2 chromosome 4, CSIRO_AGI_Rlap_v1, whole genome shotgun sequence genomic window:
- the LOC139841025 gene encoding F-box/kelch-repeat protein At3g06240-like, whose product MDDDGVVEKILARLDVEDVLRCKSVCKSWYNLISSDYFVKANLKRSYNNNREHGYIRIRLRLLRWTINIITKLRDYCMVTGSCNSLVCISSFGDELLVTNLCTREVRKLPMPPYKCRGRVCWGFGYDSSTDDYKLVVCFEESNHHIRFQVVSLKSNKWKSLKPNKWKFVEHRDYLTYNTNSNTYACGFIYNGALHWFLDDTKKKRKMIVSFDLCLEKFKEIPLPNDTEYVRNNQDRLGMLEERLCICIFRAHHQTWVMKNCNGWQLLPPDYQGNKYGAVTPAYKLD is encoded by the coding sequence ATGGATGATGATGGTGTGGTTGAAAAGATACTTGCAAGATTGGATGTAGAAGATGTTCTTCGGTGCAAGAGTGTTTGTAAGTCATGGTATAATTTAATATCATCTGATTATTTTGTAAAAGCTAATCTTAAACGGAGCTACAATAACAATCGTGAACATGGATATATAAGAATCAGATTACGTCTTTTACGTTGGACGATTAATATTATCACTAAATTGCGTGATTATTGTATGGTGACGGGTTCCTGTAATAGCCTTGTTTGCATCTCTTCTTTTGGAGATGAATTATTAGTAACTAATCTTTGTACTAGAGAGGTTAGAAAATTGCCAATGCCTCCTTACAAGTGCAGGGGAAGAGTATGTTGGGGTTTTGGTTATGATTCTTCTACTGATGATTACAAGCTTGTTGTCTGCTTTGAGGAATCCAATCATCATATACGCTTTCAAGTGGTATCTTTAAAATCAAATAAATGGAAATCTTTGAAACCAAATAAATGGAAATTCGTTGAACACCGGGATTATTTAACTTacaatactaatagtaatacttatgCTTGTGGTTTTATATACAATGGGGCTCTTCATTGGTTCCTGGATGAtacaaagaagaagagaaaaatgaTTGTTTCGTTTGATTTATGTCTAGAGAAATTCAAAGAAATACCCTTACCTAATGACACGGAATATGTAAGGAATAATCAAGACAGACTAGGGATGTTGGAAGAACGTCTTTGCATATGCATATTCCGTGCTCACCACCAAACATGGGTGATGAAAAACTGTAATGGTTGGCAACTGCTCCCACCTGATTACCAAGGTAATAAGTATGGTGCTGTCACGCCTGCATACAAACTCGATTAG
- the LOC139841026 gene encoding F-box/kelch-repeat protein At3g06240-like — MDVVVEIVARLDVEDVIRCKSVCKSWYDLISSDYFVKTHLKRSYNNNRKHGYIRIRLHWMINNVTKLRGCTMVGSCDGLVCISPDKGEFLITNPSTREVRKLPMIPYTVRERMCWGFGYDPSTDDYKVVVGFNESEHHMRFHVLYLKSNKWKFIGDCDYFTYSNCGVLYDGALHWFMDDTEKKTIIISFDLSLEKFKQIPLPKDTEYVYDEIDGLGMFEERLCIFRSYYFLDRYYTTIWVMKNYNCWQLLPRDYEGNKYAAATSAYKLNCFPDNTWRLCDDNKGNVDLSWQSWYNFTYPIFVNSLVSPLKKKKNNWSEESSKSGF, encoded by the coding sequence ATGGATGTGGTTGTGGAGATAGTTGCAAGATTGGATGTAGAAGATGTTATTCGATGCAAGAGTGTTTGTAAATCATGGTATGATTTAATATCGTCTGATTATTTTGTTAAAACTCATCTTAAACGTAGCTACAATAACAATCGTAAACATGGATATATAAGAATCCGATTACATTGGATGATCAATAATGTCACTAAATTGCGTGGTTGTACTATGGTCGGATCCTGTGATGGTCTTGTTTGCATCTCTCCTGATAAAGGTGAGTTTTTAATAACTAATCCTTCCACTCGAGAGGTTAGAAAACTGCCAATGATTCCTTATACGGTCAGGGAAAGAATGTGTTGGGGTTTTGGTTATGATCCTTCTACTGATGATTACAAGGTTGTTGTTGGCTTTAATGAGTCCGAGCATCATATGCGCTTTCATGTGTTATATTTGAAATCAAATAAATGGAAATTCATTGGGGATTGCGATTATTTTACTTATTCTAATTGTGGCGTTTTATATGATGGGGCGCTTCATTGGTTTATGGATGATACAGAGAAGAAGACAATTATTATTTCGTTCGATTTATCTCTAGAGAAATTCAAACAAATTCCCTTACCTAAAGACACGGAATATGTGTATGATGAGATAGACGGACTAGGGATGTTTGAAGAACGTCTATGCATATTTCGCTCCTATTATTTCCTTGATAGATACTACACAACAATATGGGTGATGAAAAACTATAATTGTTGGCAACTGCTCCCACGTGATTACGAAGGTAATAAGTATGCTGCTGCCACTAGTGCGTACAAACTCAATTGCTTTCCGGACAACACTTGGCGTTTATGTGATGATAATAAAGGAAATGTAGATTTGTCTTGGCAAAGTTGGTATAATTTTACTTACCCTATATTTGTCAACTCACTTGTTTCTCCcttaaagaaaaagaagaataactGGAGCGAGGAGTCGTCCAAAAGTGGGTTCTAG